In Mycobacterium sp. Aquia_213, the sequence GGAATTGCCAGAAGTCGACGATTGCTTTCCAGACTCTGGCTGCCAGCGTTGACGCTGATCGTCGTAGTCGTGACGGGCTTCGCCATCAACGCTTTTCATGGCATCTTCGGGTCGCGGGACATCACCAAGAGTTCGGGTAGCAAATTCGTCATAGCCCAGTTCAATCCGAAGAACATCAAGTACGAAATCTTCGGCGACTTCGGTGGGTGGGGCCGGGTCAGCTACTGGGATGTCGACTCCAAGCCCGTCGAGGTCAATCTGACGGCGTTGCCGTGGTCACATACCGAGACGACCACGATGACCACAGCGACCGCCGATATCACCGCACAAGCGGCCGGCGGAAATATCGGCTGCCGCATCACCATTGACGACCGGGTGCGGTCCGAACACACGGCGACCGGCGATCACGCCGGTGTCTGGTGTCAGGTGCTGTCCGCATGAGCGACGCTGTCGACGCGGAAACCGACACCGCGCCAGTCCCTGTCCAAGAGCCCGAACCCCCACCACCGCCAAGGCCGTTCGTCGCACGCAACCTACGAAGATTTGCACCCGTGGTCATCCTGGCCTGGCTGGCGTTTCTGGTCGTGATTAATGTGATCGTCCCACAGCTTGAGCCGGTCGTGGATGCCAACCGCGAAGCGCTGGTGCCGGTCGACGCACCTTCGGTCATGGCGCTCAAGCACATTGGGGAAAAGTTCAAAGAAGGCGACAGCAATGCACTGGTCTTTGTCGTCTTCGAGGCGGATCACAAATTCGACGAGAAAGACCACGCCTTCTACAACCAGATGGTCGCAAAACTCCGGCAGGACAAACATGTTCAGTATGTGATGAATCTGTGGGGTGAAGGTACCACTGCCGCGGGCGTTCAGAGCAACGACGCGAAGGCGAACTTCACCCTGGTGCGGGTCGCAGGAGATATCGGTTCGACGCTCAACGACGAATCGATCATCGCGGTTCGTGACATCCTCAAGCAATTGCAACCGCCGCCCGGGCTGCGGGTCTACGCCTCCGGTTCGGCGGTGCTGTCGGCGGACATGATCTACGTCGGCAACACCAGCCTGGAAACGATCATGCTCGTCACGATCGTTCTGATTTCCGGGATGCTGTTGATCGTCTATCGGTCGCTGCCGACCGCTTTCCTCATTCTGACGATGGTGTTGGTGGAGCTGTTCTGCGGACGGGGTATCGCGGCTTTCCTTGTGTACCACCACATGATCGAGATATCGGTGTACGCCGCAAATACGTTGGTGTCGTTGATCCTTGGCGCCGGTACGGACTACGCGATCTTCCTGATCGGTCGCTACCACGAAGGGCGACTCGGGGGGGAGACTCGAGAGCAGGCGTACTACTGTGCGATTAGCGGTGTGTCGCATGTGATTCTGGGATCGGGTGTCGCGGTCGCCGGCGCGATGTTTTGCATGAAGTTCACTCGGCTGAACTACTTCAACACCTGCGCCGCCCCATGCGCGGCGGGAATGCTGGTCGCGGTAGCGGCCGCGCTTACCTTCGGGCCTGCGGTACTGGCGATCGGAAGCCGGTTTGGGCTATTCGAGCCGAGGAAACACCAAGCCGGACATGGAATTTGGAACAAGGTGGGTACCGTCGCGGTGCGCTGGCCCGGGCGGATCCTGTTGGTCGGCTGCGCGGTGGTACTGGTCGGATCGATGACGTTGGTCAGCTACCGGCCCAACTACGACGACCGCATCTATCTGGCCAACAGCGTTCCGTCCAATCAGGGCTACGAGGCGAGCGACCGACACTTCCCGGCCAGCCATCTCAACGCAGACATGCTGATGGTCGAGTCCGACCACGATCTGCGTAACGCCACCGACATGATCGCCGTCGACCGGGTCGCGCGCGCGATCTTCCACACGCCCGGTGTGGGCATGATCCAAGCTGTCACCAGGCCGCTGGGCCGCCCGCTCGAGCACACCTCGTTCACCTACACCATCGGCACGTTGGGCACGAAAGTCAAAGAAGTCCTTCCCTTCCTGCGCGATGTGAACAACCGGCTCAAGGAGGTCTCGGCCGTCACTCAACGCCTGACCGACCTGACCCGCCATCAGCAGGAGCTGACCGCTCAGCAGGCCGGAGCCGCGCACCTACAGGCCGAAGCGGCCAAAGAAATGGCCGAAACCACTGCCGCACTGCGGGACGACTACGCCAACTTCGACGACGTCTGGCGCCCGGTTCGCAGCTATTTCTACTGGGAGAAACACTGTTTCGACATCCCGCTCTGCTGGTCGCTGCGTTCGCTGTTCGATGCGACCGACCAGCTCGACGGGCTGGCTGAAGGCTTGGAGAAAAATCTGCAGGCCGCACTGATCCAAGACCGAGTGACGCCACAGCTCGTCCAGATTCTGGCAGAAAATGCAGACCAGTTCGATCACCTGAACCAGATCGTCCGCGAAGAGAACAGCACGATCGAGCCCCAACTGACCCAGCTCGACGAGCTGAGCCGCCAGCTGATGGACTTCGGCACCGCGTTCGACACCTCGCAGAACGACGAGTTCTTTTACCTGCCACCGGATTCGTTCGACAACCCCTACTTCCAGATCGACCTGAAGTACTTCGTGTCTCCGGACGGCCATGCTGCCCGCTACCTCATCTACCACGACGGGGAAGCTCTCACCGAGGCAGGGATCCGGCACGATCAGAGCTACCTTCCGGCCGTCAAAGAGGCGCTCAAAGGCACCACGCTGGCCGGAGCACACGTGTATCTCGGTGGCGCAGCGGCCACATACTGGGACATCAAGGACGCGACCAGGATTGACTTGCTGATCGCTGCCACCGCAGCATTCGCGTTGATCTTTGTGGTGATGCTGTTCATCACCCGAGCAATCATCGCGTCGCTGGTGATCGTCGGGACGGTGGCGTTCTCCTTCTCCGGTGCGTTCGGTATGTCGGTGCTGATTTGGCAGAATCTGCTGGGCATCCCGCTTAGTTGGTGGAACGTTGTCTTCTGCTTCATCCTCTTGGTGGCGGTCGGGTCCGACTACAACCTGCTGCTCGTCGCCCGCTATCTTCACGAAAGCGAAGCCGGACTCAACACCGGGCTCATCCGGGCGGTGACCAAGTCCGGTCGCGTCGTCACTACTGCCGGCGTGGTGTTCGCCGTCACCATGATGGCGATGGTGTCCAGTGATCTCACGTCGGTCGGCATCTTCGGCTCGACAGTCGGCATCGGCCTGCTGCTCGACACCCTTATCGTGCGGTCGTTGATCACGCCCGCGCTGGCACGCCTGCTGGGGCCGTTCTTCTGGTGGCCACGTCTAATACCTCAGCGGCCGGCTCGCTGCGGCAGTGGGGCCGTCGCGCCAGAATCACACCACGAAGACGATCTGTATCGAAAAGTATTGTAAAAAACGAGAATGGGAGATCTCGCGATGAGCGTTCTTGAGTTACGCCCTCGCTGTGAGCGCTGCGGAAAGCCGCTGCCCAACGGATCACCCGATGCCCGGATATGCACGTTCGAATGCACCTTCTGCGCGAAATGCGCCGAGGGCGAATTGAAAGGCATCTGCCCGAACTGTGGGGGCAACCTGGTCGTTCGTCCGATCCGTCCGGCCAAGTTGCTCGAAGAGTATCCCGCGGCCGAGCCCCACGTGCCTTAATAAGACGCCAGGAAGAAAGGGGCACGTATGAGAGCATGGCTCTGGGATGGATTGGCGGGAATGGATCATTTGCGCTTGGCCGAGGCGCCTGATCCGGTGGTGAAAGAAGGCGAAGTCGTGCTGGAAATGCATTACGCCGCTTTGAATCCCGCTGATCGGATGCTGGCTGAAAGGCGCTATCCATATCCGGTAGATCCTCCGCTGCCACACGTGCTGGGGCGGGACGGCGTGGGCACGATCATCCAAGTAGGCGACGGTGTCAAGGACGTGCAGGTGGGGGATCAGCGCGTCATTCTGCGCGGCGACGTCGGCGTCTACCGTTGGGGCACCTTTGCCGAACGGGTCTCGATGTCGGCGAGCACCTTGGTCGAGGTTCCTGCAGGTTGGACCGAGGAGGAGTCGTCGGGCGCCACTCTCGTCTATCTGTCGGCATACCACGCGCTGACCATGTGGGAGCCGCTGAAGCCGAACTCGGTGGTGTTGGCCACCGGCGCATCGGGCGGGGTGGGACTGGCCGTCGTCCAGCTGGCGGCAGCGATGGGCCACACTGTCGTAGCGCTTTCACGCAGCGATGAAAAGCAGCGGCGTCTCAACGAGATCGGAGCAACTTTCACTTTCAGTCCGGAGGACCCGCAGTGGCCAGCGGGCGCAAAGAATGCGTTGGGTTCGCGAGGAGTGAACTTGGCGGTGGACACCATCGGCGGCAAGCTGCTGCCCCAAGTCATCGACACCATGGGCGAACTGGGCAGAATCAGCTTGGTAGGAGAACTCGGGGGTTCGGTGCCCGATTTCTACACGGGAACGCTGTTCTCTCGCCGACTGAGGATTGGCGCAATGGCGGTGGGCTACTACACGCCTGAGGAAAACCACGCCGCTTGGCGCAACCTCTTGCAACTGCTGGCGCGCTCTGGGGCACGGCCACTGGTTGACCGCCTGTTCTCGTTCGAGCAGTTGCCCCAAGCCTTCGACCGCCTGTCCGACGGCCCAATGGGCAAGGTCGTGTTGCGGGTCAAACCCTGACGGTCTACCGGCGGCCGCGGCGGTGGATACCAAAGTTGTCGATAGCAGTTCAATTATCCCTTGCGTAGCGTCGAAGTACATGAATTCGAACGGCCCGCACGGGATCAAGGATTTCTCCGAATCCAACGCGCTCAATCGCTTCATCCGGTTCTTCGCAGGAACGAGGTTAGGGGCGGCGCTGTTTCGGCCAACCGCCCACCATCTCGATGAACTCGTATCGAAGCTCAGCCGCGGCAAGCTGAGCTTTGTCGGTCTCGCCTCCGGCCTGCCCGTTGTCATCCTGACCACCCTCGGCGCTAAGTCGAGAGAGCCGCGAACCGTTGCGGTCCTCGGCATTCCCTACGCCGACGGGTTGGGCCTCATCGCATCCAACTGGGGCGACTCCAAGCACCCCGGGTGGTACCACAACCTCAAAGCCAATCCCGAAGGCACGGTCACGGTCGGCGCCGAGACATGGACGGCCGTTGCGCGACAAGCGACATCCCGCGAACGTGACGAGATCTGGGCCAAAGGTGTTGTCTTCTATCCTGCTTGGAGCAAGTACGAGGATCGAACCGGGGGACGCCACATAGAGGCGTTCGTCCTGGCCCGCAAGTGAATCCGCTGCCCGGAAAGCACTTTTAGGAACCTAGAGAAGGTTCGGGGTATTGGCTGAACCGTTGACGGTAAGCAGACGGCGGGATCCCGCGTACCCGCAGAAAAGAGCGTCGCATCGAATTAACACTTCCGAAGCCGCAGTGACCGGCGATCTCCTCCAGCGAGTCGGTCGATTCTTCGAGCCGGCGTTGGGCGGCTTCGACACGGACGTGGTCGACATAGCGGGCCGGTGTCTGATCCACCTCGCGGGTGAAGACGCGCGCGAAGTGGCGCGGACTCATGTGTGCGCGTTCGGCGAGCATCTCGACCGACAGATCAGCGTCCAGATTTTCGACCACCCACGCCTGAAGCTCGCGCAGCGGCTCGCGGTCGGCGGTTTGGGCGGCCAGCGCGGTGCTGAACTGGGATTGGCCACCCGGGCGGCGCATAAACAACACAAACTCGCGCGCGATCGACATCGCGACCTCGTGACCGCGATCTTCTTCAACCAACGCCAGGGCCAGGTCCATGCCCGCGGTGACTCCGGCGGAGGTGTAGACATTGCCCGATCGGATGTAGATGGGATCGGGATCGACGACGACCGTCGGATAGCAGGCGCGCAGTTGGTCGCTGAAGCGCCAATGCGTGGTTGCGCGACGGCCTTCCAGCAGTCCGGCGGCCGCTAGCCCAAACGCTCCGGTGCAGATCGAGCTGACCCGGCGCGACTTCTTCGCTGCCCGCCGCAAATCGCGAACAAACACCGGGTCCTCGATGGCGTTGAAGATTCCGTAGCCCCCGGCCAGGATCAGGGTGTCGATCCGGCCGCGCAGATCACCGAGCGCCACGTCGGCCGACAGTCCCAGGCCTGACTCCGCGCTAAAGCGTCCCTGCTGTGGCGCGGCTACCTGGATCCGGTAGCCGCCGGCCTCCGCGAATACTTCGTAGGGCCCGGACAAGTCTAGGGAATGCACCCCTTCAAAGCCGACGACAACCACACGTCGATCGCTCATAGTTCACTGCTCCCTCTACCTAGTGATGGCAGAAACTGCTGTATATATGTCATAGCAGACATTACCGACATCTCATAAAGTTGGCGGTACGCCGACGGGACAACCACTGCACGCACCCTTCGCGCTTCGCTGGCTCTGGGGATCAAAGGGGTGTTTGCGTCATGCCTGAGTACGACGCTCGGCTCGTGTTGCATACGGGCACAGTCACGGTGTGGGATTGCGAATGTCCTGGTTTGTGTAGGGGTAAGGCAGCCGAAGAGCATTCGCCGGGAACTCGGATCGCCTTTCCGCACCGCGGCGTATACGTGCATTCGGTCGGGAGCAAAGATCATGTAGCGGACGCGAATCAGATGGTGGTCACCAACGCCGACGAGCCGTATCGAGTAAGTCATCCGGTTACCGGGGGAGACGCGACGCTGACGCTCGCTGTCGATCCGGCGACGCTGTTGGAAGTCACGCCGGCCGAATACCGGTCTCCGCGCGCACGGCCCGCGCTCAATCGGACCTCGTTCCATATCGACGCACGCACCCAAGCTCTAGCGGCGCACTTGCGTCAACGCTTGAAGCGAGGAACGATCGGCAGCCTGGAGGCGGAGAGTCTTGCACTGCATCTCATTCGACACGCGTTGGGAAATAACACATCTCATGGTGCTCGGCGCGGCAATCGTCGCCCGGAGGAGATCGCCGACCAGGTGAAGATGCTACTGTCCGCTGATCCGTGGCGGCGCTGGACATTGACCACGATTGCCGAAGAGGTCAGTGTCACACCGGTTTATCTCACCGATGCCTTTCGTCGAGTCGAGGGCGTCCCACTCTACCGTTACCATCTGCAGTTGCGACTTGCCCTCGCATTGACTGTGCTGGCGCAGTCCGACGACCTGATGACGCTCGCCATCGAACTCGGCTTTCATAGTCACAGCCACTTCAGTGCGGCGTTCAAGAAGGCATTCGGGCAGACTCCGTCAGAGTTCAAAAGGTCCATTGCCGGCCGACGCATCGCGACGGCCGGCGACCGGGGCGGCAATGCCAAAGTTATTGACAGCGCGCGGGTGTACCTGTCGCGTAGCGTTTGCGATGGATGGCACGAAGCAGCCGACATGAGTTCGCTTCCGGCGAGTATTGTTGCCTAGCACGCGATTCCGAGGAGAATGCGATGAATCAAAAGGACAAGGCGACACAATTTGCGGGCCTTCATGTGACTGGCGAACCGCTGTTGCTCTACAACGTCTGGGATGCCGGCAGTGCCGCCACACTGGCCAACGCTGGAGCGCGGGCAATCGCTACCAGCAGTTGGTCGGTCGCCGAGGCGCAGGGGTACCGAGACGGCGAAGACATCCCCGTCGACTTCTTCAACCGGATCATCGCGCGCATCGTTGCCTCGGTCGAGCTGCCGATTTCCGCGGACTTTGAAGGCGGATATACCGAAGACGACGATCAGTTGGCGGAGAACATCTCCGGGCTGCTGGATGTGGGCATCATTGGCATTAACTTCGAGGATCGCATCGTGAACGGATCGGGACTCTATTCCATCGACCGGCAAGCTGACCGCATCGCGGTGATTCGGAGGGCGGGAGAGCAGAAGGGCATCCCGCTGTTCATCAATGCCCGCACGGACCTGTTCCTTGGGCAGGGCAACGACCCAAAGGCGGTGACCGAGGAAGCTGTTGACCGCGCCAAGGCCTACGCCGCGGCCGGCGCGTCGGGATTCTTCATCCCGGGTCTTCAGGAGAAGCCACTGATCGCCCGCATCATCGATGGCGCACCGTTGCCGGTCAACGTGATGGTCATGGACGGGGTACCGCACAACTCGGAACTAGCCGAAATAGGCGTCGCGCGGATCAGTTACGGCAACGCCCCGTACGTCGACGTGTTGAGAGCGCTAGAACAGGACTTCGTCAAACTGCACTGAAATCGAACGACGGCGGACGGCTGCATTGGAATTGCGTTGGGAAAAAAGGAAAGAACCCTCGTAGATCAACCACTGCCCGGGTTGCCCGGCATGCTCGGCATCCGGATAACTCACCTCGATGCCGGCCGTGTCGAGGCCGCTTTGGACGCTACTGATTCTCATATGGTGCCGGGTGAAAGTCATGTCCATGCCGGCGCGGTAGTGGCGCTGGCCGACACTGCCTGTGGTTACGGGTGTCGTGCAGCGCTTTCCGGCAAAGCGGGCGGATTCATCACCCTCGAACTCAACTCCAATCATCTGAAGGCCGCAATGCCCGGTGATCAGCTCGGCTGTGTGGCCACGCCGGCGCATGTTGGTCGGCGGACCCAGATTTGGGACGCGGTTGTCACCGTCGGCGCCGGGACACGGCCGATCGCACTGTTCCGTTGTACGCAACTAGTGCTGTAGGGCTGGAAGCGATTTACGTGTGACTGTGTGATTCGGCGCGATCGCGATGTTCCTGGGCGGCGTTGGTACCGCCGGCGGGGTAGGCGTGGATCATCGCGGTGGTCAGCTTGGGTACGGCGTGAATCAGGTCGTGTTCGGATTCGTGCGCGATTTGGTGTGCGGCAGCCAAACTCAGTGCGGAGTCGATGTCGAGTTCGGCATCGGCGTGCAGCCGATGTCCAATCCAGCGCATCCGCACGCTGCGCACCGAGCGCACGCCCGGCCGGGCGGCCAGCGCGGCTTCGGCCGTATCGATGAGCTTCGGATCGACGCCGTCCATCAGCCGGCGGAACACATCTCGCACCGCGGTGCGCAGCACGGCCAAGATGGCCACCGTGATCGCCAACCCGATGATCGGATCGGCAAGGGGGAAGCCCAAAGCCACGCCGCCGGCGCCGATCAGGACTGCCAGGGAGGTAAAGCCATCGGTGCGCGCGTGCAGGCCGTCGGCGACGAGCGCGGCCGAGCCGATGCGGCGTCCGACCCGGATGCGGTAGAGGGCCACGCATTCGTTTCCGATGAACCCGAGAACTCCGGCGACCGCCACCCAGCCGACGTGCTCGATGGGCCGCGGATTGATCAGCCGCTCAATCGCCTCGTACCCGGCGATGATCGCCGACAGCACGATCATCGCGACCACGAACAGTCCGGCAAGGTCTTCCGCCCGGCCGAACCCGTAGGTGTAGCGGCGGGTTGCGGCCTTGGTGCTCAACGCAAATGCGATCCACAGCGGCACGGCGGTCAGGGCGTCGGAGAAGTTGTGGATGGTGTCGGCGGCCAGCGCGATGGAGCCGGAGAGGACCACGACGACGATCTGCGCGACGGCGGTCGCGCCCAGCACCAGCAGGCTGATCTTGACTGCGCGGATGCCGTCGGCGCTGGATTCCAGCTCGCTGTCAAAGCTGTCGGCGGCATCGTGGGAATGCGGCGCAAAAATCTCCTTGATCGCGTGCCGCAGTCCATTCGGGTGATCGTGCTCGTGTCCGTGGGAGTGGTTGTGATCGCTCATCGCGCGTTGGCCTTTCGAGGCCGCCGATCGGTCGTGATGCCGCGCACGTTCGGGTCGCCGCGGTGGTGGGACGGCACACCGGGACCGGCGTGCTCGGCATTGAACACCGCATCGATGACCAATTGGCGGACGTGTTCGTTTTCCAGGCTGTAGAAGATCGTGGTCCCGGCTCGGCGGGTGCGTACCAGCCGAGCCATGCGCAGCTTGGCGAGGTGCTGGGAGACCGACGGCGCGGGTTTGTCCACCTTTTCGGCCAGGTCGTTCACCGACGACTCACCCTCGGTGAGCGCCCACAACACGCGAATACGGGTGGAATCAGCCAACATTCGAAAGATCTCGACGATCAGGCCGACCTGATCCTCGGCGAGTGGCCCTGCAGTGTTATCTGCATTCATACGTAGATAATAGCCAATATGGCCGCGGTTTGCGACCGACCATGAGGCGACTGTCGACGGCGATATCAGATGCGATATCGCATCAGAACTTCGCGACGGCCCCCGCATCGACCGGCAATGCCGCTCCAGTGATGTACTGCGCCTCGTCGGAGGCGAGAAACAGCACCGCATTGCTGACCGCACGCGCCTCGATTACCGGCACCGGCAGCATGTGGAAGTGGCCGATCACCGCAGCCGTGTCGGCCATGGTGGGCTCGGCGAGGTCCGGCCGCAGCGTGCGGTGGAACTGCTCGTTGTCGATCATCGGTGTCAGCACGTTGCCGGGGTGGATCGAATTGACTCGAATCAACTGCGGCGCAAGCTCATTCGCGAGCGAATTCATCAAGCCGACTACGCCGTGCTTCGCCGAGGCGTAGTGCGCCATATACCCGCCGCCGCGCAGTCCCAACATGGAGCTCACCAAGATGATGGATCCGCCGCGACCGTCGGACATATGCGGCACCGCCACCTTGATGGTGTGCCAGACCCCGGTGAGATTGATATCGAGCATCGTCTGCCAGGCGGCTTCTTCGATCAGCGCGGCGGGCGCGGGACTGCCGCTGATGCCGGCATTGGCAATCACCACATCGGGCCGGCCCAACTGATCGATTCCCTGCTGCAACGCATCGCGCAGGCTCGCGAGGTCTCTGACATCGGCCTTGGCGGTCACGATGCGCCGGTCTAACTTCTCGACCAGTGCTGCGGTCTCGTCGAGATCGTCCTGGGTCGCGCCCGGATAGTTGACGCCCTCGATGTCGCCACACGTATCTATGGCGATGATGTCGGCGCCCTCCTCGGCGAGGCGGACGGCGTGTTCGCGGCCTTGCCCGCGCGCAGCACCCGTGATGAACGCGACCTTGCCGGCCACCCTGCCAACGGCGTTTGTCATGCTGGACACGATATCGCTGACCGCCACGCCCGCCCGCTCAGGAGTCGCAACCCGTTGAGCGCGACGATGATTGTCGAACCTTCGTGGCCGGCCACCCCCAGCGGTAGTGGCAGGTGTCCCAGCAAGTCCCAGACGACGAGTCCGGTGATGAAGGTCGCCGCGATGGCCAGATTGGCGATGACGACCCGACGCGCGCGACGGGCCAGCGCGACGACGGCCGGAACCGTGGCGAGTTCGTCTCGGACGGTGACCGCATCGGCGGTTTCCAAGGTGAGGTCGGCTCCGTTGCGGCCCATGGCGATTGAGGAATGCGCTGCGGCCATCGCGGGTGCGTCGTTGATGCCGTCGCCGACAAACAACACTCGGTGGCCGTCGGCCTGTAGCCGGCGCACGGCGTCAACCTTCTCATCGGGCAGCAGGTCGGCGCGCACATCCGCGATCCCGACCTGCGCGGCCAGATGCTCTGCTGCCGGGCGACTATCCCCGGTCAGCAGGGCCGGCGGCCTGGAGGTGAGCGCGGCGATCGCGCGGACCACCGCGTCGGTTCCCTCGCGCACCGTGTCATCGAGTCCGAGAACACCCGTTGGCGTTCCGTCGACGATCACGAGAACGGCGGTGCTGCCCTGGCGTTCGAGGTTGCTTGCCGCGACCGGATTGCTGTGAAATGCCCGAGGGCTCAGCACTTCGATCGTCCGCCCCGCTACACACGCGCGCACGCCACGGCCCGGGAGAGCCTGGAAATCGGTGGCTTCCGCAAAGACGAGTCCGCGTGCGCGGGCGGCAGCCACGACCGCGCGCCCCAGTGGATGCTCGCTGAATTGCTCTGCGCTGGCCGCTATCCGCAGCACATCGTCGTCGCAGTAGCGATCGTCGAGCGCCGCGATGCTGGTCAGTTGCGGTGTTCCGGTCGTCAGGGTGCCGGTCTTGTCGATGGTGACCGCGGTGATATCCGCAAGGCGCTCCATCGCGACCGCCGACTTGACCAGGACACCGCGGCGCCCG encodes:
- a CDS encoding mycofactocin-coupled SDR family oxidoreductase — encoded protein: MTNAVGRVAGKVAFITGAARGQGREHAVRLAEEGADIIAIDTCGDIEGVNYPGATQDDLDETAALVEKLDRRIVTAKADVRDLASLRDALQQGIDQLGRPDVVIANAGISGSPAPAALIEEAAWQTMLDINLTGVWHTIKVAVPHMSDGRGGSIILVSSMLGLRGGGYMAHYASAKHGVVGLMNSLANELAPQLIRVNSIHPGNVLTPMIDNEQFHRTLRPDLAEPTMADTAAVIGHFHMLPVPVIEARAVSNAVLFLASDEAQYITGAALPVDAGAVAKF
- a CDS encoding heavy metal translocating P-type ATPase: MTCTTVQPTHAPLVRRSSVSGLWSIASVRWATVALVLFVAGLVAQLLDAPSWSWWVFYLACYLTGGWSPGWEGLQALRSRTLDVDLLMVVAAIGAASIGQIFDGALLIVIFATSGALEDAATKRTEDSVTGLLDLAPDRAVRIDADGVEESVNAADLRVDDLVSVRPGERVGADGVVVGGASDVDQSSVTGESMPVAKAADDEVFAGTLNGAGALRIRVTKDPSDTVVARIVALVAQASASKAKTQLFIEKVEQRYSVGVVVATLALFAVPLLLGAELQSTLLRAMTFMIVASPCAVVLATMPPLLSAIANAGRRGVLVKSAVAMERLADITAVTIDKTGTLTTGTPQLTSIAALDDRYCDDDVLRIAASAEQFSEHPLGRAVVAAARARGLVFAEATDFQALPGRGVRACVAGRTIEVLSPRAFHSNPVAASNLERQGSTAVLVIVDGTPTGVLGLDDTVREGTDAVVRAIAALTSRPPALLTGDSRPAAEHLAAQVGIADVRADLLPDEKVDAVRRLQADGHRVLFVGDGINDAPAMAAAHSSIAMGRNGADLTLETADAVTVRDELATVPAVVALARRARRVVIANLAIAATFITGLVVWDLLGHLPLPLGVAGHEGSTIIVALNGLRLLSGRAWRSAISCPA